One window of Azospirillum sp. TSH58 genomic DNA carries:
- a CDS encoding tripartite tricarboxylate transporter TctB family protein yields MAAPPHDPSAVRRASGRVPVRAPQDLAAGLLIAAFGLGALWLGRDWPTGTLAYVQSGFFPKMIGMLMVLAGVMVAGRSLLIDGAALPPWGWRPLVGVTAAVLAFAGTVETLGLVPAVLVLVGLGNLAGQPLRPVPLALLGGVLAAGCVALFVWGLGLPLRVWPLWVSP; encoded by the coding sequence GTGGCTGCCCCGCCCCATGACCCGTCCGCCGTCCGCCGCGCTTCGGGGCGTGTTCCGGTCCGGGCTCCGCAGGATCTGGCCGCCGGTCTGCTGATCGCGGCCTTCGGACTGGGCGCCCTGTGGCTGGGCCGCGACTGGCCGACCGGAACTCTGGCCTATGTGCAGTCCGGCTTCTTCCCGAAAATGATCGGGATGCTGATGGTGCTGGCCGGCGTCATGGTGGCCGGTCGCAGCCTGCTGATCGACGGTGCCGCCCTGCCGCCCTGGGGCTGGCGCCCTCTGGTCGGGGTGACCGCGGCAGTGCTTGCCTTCGCCGGGACGGTGGAGACGCTGGGGCTGGTGCCGGCGGTGCTGGTCCTGGTGGGACTCGGCAATCTGGCCGGACAGCCGCTGCGCCCGGTTCCGCTGGCGCTGCTGGGCGGCGTCCTGGCGGCGGGCTGCGTCGCGCTGTTCGTCTGGGGATTGGGCCTGCCTTTGCGGGTGTGGCCCCTGTGGGTGTCGCCGTGA
- the pseC gene encoding UDP-4-amino-4,6-dideoxy-N-acetyl-beta-L-altrosamine transaminase, protein MGGPDSAPPPLSLAPFLPYGRQDIDQSDIDAVTAVLRGDWLTQGPAVEAFERALCERTGAAHAVSCANGTAALHLATLALGLGPGDAVVVPAVTFLATANAARYVGAEVAFADVDPDTGLMGPEQAEAAIERAARAGWRVRALAPVHFAGQTADMAGLAGLAARHGLAVVEDACHAIGSVDVTPDGRSLPVGSNGFGTLTAFSFHPVKTIAAGEGGAVTTNDPVLAARLRRFRNHGMERDPASFKDREAAFAADGTPNPWYYEMAEPGFNYRLTDIHSALALSQLARLDAFVERRRHLMDLYAERLAPLAPLLLPAARAPWCRPAWHLCAVRIDFAAAGRTRAQVMAGLRERGIGTQVHYIPVHRQPYWRDRCGDLALPGADAHYARTLSLPLFPVMADADVDRVATALTETLGLSASA, encoded by the coding sequence ATGGGCGGGCCGGACTCAGCCCCTCCGCCCCTCTCCCTGGCCCCCTTCCTGCCTTACGGGCGTCAGGACATCGACCAGAGCGACATCGACGCGGTCACCGCCGTCCTGCGCGGCGACTGGTTGACCCAGGGCCCGGCGGTGGAGGCCTTCGAACGGGCGCTGTGCGAGCGCACCGGGGCGGCCCATGCGGTGTCCTGCGCCAACGGGACCGCCGCCCTGCACTTGGCCACCCTCGCGCTGGGGCTCGGCCCCGGCGACGCGGTGGTGGTGCCTGCCGTCACCTTCCTCGCCACCGCCAACGCCGCCCGTTACGTGGGGGCGGAGGTCGCCTTCGCCGACGTCGATCCCGACACCGGCCTGATGGGGCCGGAACAGGCGGAGGCGGCGATCGAACGGGCCGCCCGCGCCGGCTGGCGGGTGCGCGCCCTGGCGCCCGTGCATTTCGCCGGGCAGACCGCGGACATGGCCGGGCTCGCCGGGCTCGCCGCCCGCCACGGGCTGGCGGTGGTCGAGGACGCCTGCCACGCCATCGGCAGCGTGGACGTGACGCCGGACGGGCGGTCCCTGCCGGTCGGTTCCAACGGCTTCGGCACGCTCACCGCCTTCTCCTTCCATCCCGTGAAGACCATCGCGGCGGGCGAGGGAGGGGCTGTCACCACCAACGATCCGGTTCTCGCCGCCCGCCTGCGCCGCTTCCGCAATCACGGGATGGAGCGGGATCCGGCAAGCTTCAAGGACCGCGAGGCCGCGTTCGCCGCCGACGGAACCCCCAATCCCTGGTACTACGAGATGGCGGAACCGGGATTCAATTACCGCCTGACCGACATCCACTCGGCGCTCGCGCTCAGCCAACTGGCCCGGCTGGACGCCTTCGTGGAACGGCGGCGCCATCTGATGGACCTCTACGCGGAACGGCTGGCCCCGCTGGCCCCCCTGCTCCTGCCCGCGGCCCGCGCGCCCTGGTGCCGCCCGGCCTGGCATCTCTGCGCCGTCCGCATCGACTTCGCCGCCGCCGGGCGGACACGGGCGCAGGTCATGGCCGGCCTGCGGGAGCGGGGCATCGGCACCCAGGTCCATTACATCCCGGTCCATCGGCAGCCCTATTGGCGCGACCGCTGCGGCGACCTCGCCCTGCCCGGCGCCGACGCCCATTACGCCCGGACGCTGTCGCTGCCCCTGTTTCCGGTCATGGCCGATGCCGATGTGGATCGGGTCGCCACGGCTCTCACCGAAACGCTCGGCCTGTCCGCTTCGGCATGA
- a CDS encoding 4-carboxy-4-hydroxy-2-oxoadipate aldolase/oxaloacetate decarboxylase translates to MTVVTEFPRPAPDLVAAFRGQSPATLHEAMGKKGAMSFPIKPLYQGMTLFGTAVTVSGGPTDNLMIHAAMALTRPGDVLVVDFKGMTEAGPWGDVLTEAAIQRGLAGLVIDGCVRDAAAIRNMGFPVFCRGTSMKGTTKTQPAGDVNTPVVCGGVMVMPGDIVVGDDDGVVVVPQAEAAATLAKAAERERMEEGLRAQLRAGRTTVEALKLEACLEAGGITL, encoded by the coding sequence ATGACCGTCGTCACAGAATTCCCCCGTCCCGCCCCCGATCTGGTCGCCGCCTTCCGCGGCCAGTCCCCGGCCACGCTGCACGAGGCGATGGGCAAGAAGGGCGCCATGTCCTTTCCGATCAAGCCGCTCTATCAGGGCATGACGCTGTTCGGCACCGCGGTGACCGTGTCCGGCGGCCCCACCGACAACCTGATGATCCACGCCGCCATGGCGCTGACCCGTCCGGGCGACGTGCTGGTGGTCGATTTCAAGGGCATGACCGAGGCCGGCCCCTGGGGCGACGTGCTGACCGAGGCGGCGATCCAGCGCGGGCTGGCCGGTCTGGTGATCGACGGCTGTGTGCGCGACGCCGCGGCCATCCGCAACATGGGCTTTCCGGTCTTCTGCCGGGGGACCAGCATGAAGGGCACCACCAAGACCCAGCCGGCGGGCGACGTGAACACCCCCGTCGTCTGCGGCGGCGTGATGGTCATGCCGGGCGACATCGTGGTCGGCGACGACGACGGGGTGGTCGTGGTGCCCCAGGCCGAGGCCGCCGCGACGCTCGCCAAGGCGGCGGAGCGCGAGCGGATGGAGGAAGGCCTGCGCGCACAGCTCCGCGCCGGACGGACGACGGTCGAGGCGCTGAAGCTGGAAGCCTGTCTGGAGGCCGGCGGCATCACGCTGTGA
- a CDS encoding NUDIX hydrolase: MTRRLRPWTVLESRELLDADPFLKVHVETVELPDGRVIRDYYQFDMPSFACIFAETEDGRAIVYRQYRHGPRRVNLTFPGGHLSAGEDPLEAARRELLEETGFVSDHWTALGGYTVNANQGGAVSHMFHATGCRRVADPLSDDLEETEILFMTRDELLDAIGNGEIALLTQIALVSMVWQADIRRVLARRHP, translated from the coding sequence ATGACGCGCCGCCTGCGCCCGTGGACCGTGCTCGAAAGCCGAGAACTGCTCGACGCCGATCCGTTCCTGAAAGTCCATGTCGAGACGGTGGAACTGCCCGACGGGCGGGTCATCCGGGACTATTACCAGTTCGACATGCCGTCCTTTGCCTGCATCTTCGCCGAGACGGAGGATGGGCGCGCCATCGTCTACCGTCAGTACCGGCACGGCCCGCGGCGCGTGAACCTGACCTTTCCCGGCGGCCATCTGTCAGCGGGGGAGGACCCGCTGGAGGCGGCCCGGCGGGAGCTTCTGGAGGAGACCGGCTTCGTCTCGGACCACTGGACGGCGCTGGGCGGCTACACGGTCAACGCCAACCAGGGCGGCGCGGTGTCCCACATGTTCCACGCCACCGGTTGCCGCCGGGTCGCCGATCCCCTGTCCGACGACCTGGAGGAGACGGAGATCCTGTTCATGACGCGGGACGAACTCCTGGACGCCATCGGGAACGGCGAGATCGCCCTGCTCACCCAGATCGCCCTGGTCAGCATGGTGTGGCAGGCCGACATCCGGAGGGTGCTTGCCCGCCGTCATCCGTGA
- the pseB gene encoding UDP-N-acetylglucosamine 4,6-dehydratase (inverting) produces MLKGQSILVTGGSGSFGRRFVETVLRHASPRRVIVFSRDEFKQYEMQQQLGPEWASTLRFFIGDVRDRERLELAMREVDVCVHAAALKHVPAAEYNPMECIHTNVYGAENVVRAALNTGVKRVIALSTDKAANPVNLYGASKLASDKIFIAANNLSGSLGTRFSVVRYGNVVGSRGSVIPLFRRMIAEGAESLPVTDERMTRFWITLQHGVDFVVSCIAMMQGGEIFVPKIPSMRITDLARAMAPQLPHKPVGIRPGEKLHEVMITEDDSRQTFELPDRFVIEPAFAFWTHEPYRRLGAQPVPDGFRYASDTNTDWLDGARLMRLIAEAP; encoded by the coding sequence ATGCTGAAGGGCCAGTCGATCCTGGTGACGGGGGGAAGCGGCTCCTTCGGGCGGCGCTTCGTGGAAACAGTGTTGCGCCACGCCAGCCCGCGGCGGGTCATCGTCTTCTCCCGCGACGAGTTCAAGCAGTACGAGATGCAGCAGCAGCTCGGCCCCGAATGGGCGTCCACGCTGCGCTTCTTCATCGGCGACGTGCGCGACCGCGAGCGGCTGGAACTGGCCATGCGCGAGGTGGACGTGTGCGTCCACGCCGCCGCCCTGAAGCATGTGCCCGCCGCCGAATACAACCCCATGGAATGCATCCACACCAACGTCTATGGGGCGGAGAACGTGGTGCGGGCCGCGCTGAACACCGGCGTGAAGCGGGTGATCGCGCTGTCCACCGACAAGGCGGCCAACCCGGTCAACCTCTACGGCGCCAGCAAGCTGGCCTCGGACAAGATCTTCATCGCCGCCAACAACCTGTCGGGCTCGCTCGGCACGCGCTTCTCGGTGGTGCGCTACGGCAATGTGGTGGGGTCCCGCGGGTCGGTGATCCCGCTGTTCCGCCGGATGATCGCGGAAGGCGCGGAATCCCTGCCGGTCACCGACGAGCGGATGACCCGCTTCTGGATCACGCTGCAGCACGGGGTGGATTTCGTCGTCTCCTGCATCGCGATGATGCAGGGCGGCGAGATCTTCGTGCCCAAGATCCCCAGCATGCGCATCACCGATCTGGCCCGCGCGATGGCCCCGCAGCTTCCGCACAAGCCGGTCGGCATCCGCCCTGGCGAGAAGCTGCACGAGGTGATGATCACCGAGGATGATTCCCGCCAGACCTTCGAGCTGCCGGACCGCTTCGTCATCGAGCCGGCCTTCGCCTTCTGGACGCACGAGCCCTACCGGCGGCTGGGCGCACAGCCGGTCCCCGACGGCTTCCGTTACGCCAGCGACACCAACACCGACTGGCTGGACGGCGCGCGGCTGATGCGGCTGATCGCGGAAGCCCCGTGA
- a CDS encoding TVP38/TMEM64 family protein produces the protein MAERRTPSLSILRTLGRGLLVLLLLGGAGAWWAWHGTFGMDALQDILRHHPAAPVLFLLLHILASLLFFPRSVMAMVAGLVFGVWWGGVLAAAGSVIGASTGFLLTRYVCDGLVPALDGARWGEALRRLETGGWRAVAMLRLVPVLPHSGVNYALGLTRVRLGAYAFGSLIGQLPMTVAFVQFGAAGDHALAGKPDWIAPTVIGLSLLILSVLLPKVGPKLREKFGAGRA, from the coding sequence ATGGCCGAGCGCCGCACGCCTTCCCTGTCCATCCTCCGCACCCTCGGGCGGGGGCTGCTCGTCCTGCTCCTGCTCGGTGGCGCCGGGGCCTGGTGGGCGTGGCACGGGACCTTCGGAATGGACGCGCTGCAGGACATCCTGCGCCATCACCCCGCGGCGCCGGTCCTGTTCCTGCTCCTGCACATCCTGGCCAGCCTGCTGTTCTTCCCGCGCTCCGTCATGGCGATGGTCGCCGGACTGGTCTTCGGCGTCTGGTGGGGCGGGGTGCTGGCGGCGGCGGGAAGCGTGATCGGCGCCTCCACCGGCTTCCTGCTGACCCGCTACGTCTGCGACGGGCTGGTTCCGGCCCTGGATGGGGCGCGCTGGGGCGAGGCGCTGCGGCGGTTGGAGACGGGTGGCTGGCGGGCCGTCGCCATGCTGCGGCTGGTCCCCGTTCTGCCGCACAGCGGGGTGAACTACGCGCTCGGCCTGACGCGGGTGCGGCTCGGCGCCTACGCCTTCGGTTCGCTGATCGGGCAGTTGCCGATGACGGTGGCCTTCGTTCAGTTCGGCGCCGCGGGCGACCACGCCCTTGCCGGCAAGCCGGACTGGATCGCGCCGACCGTCATCGGGCTCAGCCTGCTGATCCTGTCCGTTCTGCTGCCGAAGGTCGGGCCGAAGCTGCGGGAGAAGTTCGGCGCCGGGCGCGCCTGA
- a CDS encoding tripartite tricarboxylate transporter permease, whose translation MDLIANLLLGLSVSLSPDNLLLCFGGALIGTLIGVLPGLGPTATVAMLLPLTFYLPPVGALIMLAGIFYGSQYGGSATAILVNLPGESSSVVTCLDGHAMARQGRAGVALATAALASLFAGIATTVLIAVAGPPLAGVALAFGPAEYVSLMLLGLIGAVTLAHGSVVKAIAMILLGLLLSMVGTDVNSGDTRFTFGLPQLYDGIDFVPLAMGLFGLAEIIISLEQTGGAGRTTAPIASLWPKREDVRRAWPATVRGTVMGALLGILPGGGATLGSFAAYSLEKKVSRHPERFGQGAIEGVAAPEAANNAASQACFIPMLSLGIPPNAIMALMIGAMTIHGITPGPQIMAKQPELFWGMIASMLIGNVILVILNLPMIGLWVRLLKVPYGYLFPAILVFCCIGTYTLNNSAFNVLLMALFGILGYVLRKLDCEPAPLMLGFVLGPMLEENLGRALLLSGGDPTVFATRPISGSLLAAAGFLLVLMVLPSVRRRRDDAFKEE comes from the coding sequence ATGGACCTGATCGCCAATCTTCTGCTCGGCCTGTCGGTCTCGCTGTCCCCGGACAATCTGCTGCTGTGCTTCGGCGGAGCGTTGATCGGCACGCTGATCGGCGTCCTGCCCGGTCTGGGACCGACCGCGACGGTGGCGATGCTGTTGCCGCTGACCTTCTACCTGCCGCCGGTCGGCGCGCTCATCATGCTGGCGGGCATCTTCTACGGCTCGCAGTACGGCGGATCGGCGACGGCCATCCTGGTGAACCTGCCGGGCGAATCCTCATCCGTGGTCACCTGCCTGGACGGCCACGCCATGGCGCGGCAGGGCCGGGCGGGTGTGGCGCTCGCCACGGCGGCGCTCGCCTCGCTGTTCGCCGGGATCGCCACCACCGTCCTGATCGCCGTGGCCGGTCCCCCGCTGGCCGGGGTGGCGCTCGCCTTCGGGCCGGCGGAGTATGTGTCGCTGATGCTGCTGGGCCTGATCGGGGCGGTGACGCTGGCCCACGGGTCGGTGGTGAAGGCCATCGCGATGATCCTGCTGGGCCTGCTGCTGAGCATGGTCGGCACCGACGTCAATTCCGGCGACACGCGATTCACCTTCGGCCTGCCGCAGCTCTACGACGGCATCGACTTCGTGCCGCTCGCCATGGGGCTGTTCGGGCTGGCGGAAATCATCATCAGCCTGGAGCAGACCGGCGGCGCCGGGCGGACCACCGCCCCGATCGCCAGCCTGTGGCCGAAGCGCGAGGATGTCCGCCGGGCCTGGCCGGCGACGGTGCGCGGCACGGTGATGGGCGCCCTTCTCGGCATCCTGCCCGGCGGCGGCGCCACGCTGGGCTCCTTCGCCGCCTATTCGCTGGAGAAGAAGGTGTCCCGCCACCCGGAACGCTTCGGGCAGGGCGCCATCGAGGGGGTGGCCGCGCCGGAGGCCGCCAACAACGCCGCCTCGCAGGCCTGCTTCATCCCCATGCTCAGCCTGGGCATCCCGCCCAACGCCATCATGGCCCTGATGATCGGCGCCATGACCATCCACGGCATCACGCCGGGGCCGCAGATCATGGCCAAGCAGCCGGAGCTGTTCTGGGGCATGATCGCCAGCATGCTGATCGGCAACGTGATCCTGGTGATCCTGAACCTGCCGATGATCGGGCTGTGGGTGCGGCTGCTGAAGGTGCCCTACGGCTATCTGTTCCCGGCCATCCTGGTCTTCTGCTGCATCGGCACCTACACGCTGAACAACAGCGCCTTCAACGTCCTGCTGATGGCCCTGTTCGGCATCCTGGGCTACGTGCTGCGCAAGCTGGACTGCGAGCCGGCGCCGCTGATGCTGGGCTTCGTGCTGGGCCCCATGCTGGAGGAGAATCTGGGGCGCGCCCTGCTGCTGTCGGGCGGCGACCCCACCGTCTTCGCCACCCGCCCGATCAGCGGCAGCCTGCTGGCCGCCGCCGGTTTCCTGCTGGTCCTGATGGTGCTGCCGTCGGTGCGCCGCCGCCGCGACGACGCCTTCAAGGAAGAATGA